A genomic window from Vitis riparia cultivar Riparia Gloire de Montpellier isolate 1030 chromosome 16, EGFV_Vit.rip_1.0, whole genome shotgun sequence includes:
- the LOC117932945 gene encoding UDP-glycosyltransferase 88A1-like, with protein MESVVLYPSPGMGHLISMVELGKLLLKHHPSFSITIFIVTPPYNTGSTAPYLARVSSTIPSITFHHLPTISLPLDSFSSPNHETLAFELLRLNNPNVHQALVSISNNSSVRALIVDSFCTAALSVAAQLNIPCYYFFTSGACCLASFLYLPFIHQQTTKSFKDLNTHLHIPGLPPVPASDMAKPILDREDEAYEFFLNMSMHLPRSAGIIVNTFEALEPRAVKTILDGLCVLDGPTPPIFCIGPLIAADDRSGGGGGGGSGIPECLTWLESQPKRSVLFLCFGSLGLFSEEQLKEIAVGLERSGQRFLWVVRSPPSKDPSRRFLAPPEPDLNSLLPDGFLDRTKERGLVVKSWAPQVAVLNHASVGGFVTHCGWNSVLEAVCAGVPMVAWPLYAEQRFNRVVLVEEMKLAFPMEESEEGFVTATEVEKRVRELMESEEGNTLRLRIMAMKEAAETAMSDGGSSRTALTKLVKSWRPG; from the coding sequence ATGGAGAGTGTTGTCTTGTATCCATCACCAGGGATGGGTCACCTGATCTCAATGGTGGAGCTTGGAAAGCTTTTACTGAAACACCATCCTTCATTCTCCATCACCATATTCATTGTCACTCCACCTTACAACACTGGCTCTACTGCTCCTTATCTCGCCCGCGTCTCCTCCACCATTCCTTCCATCACTTTCCACCACCTCCCCACCATTTCTCTCCCTCTCGATTCTTTCTCCTCTCCCAACCATGAAACCCTTGCTTTCGAGCTCCTCCGCCTCAACAACCCTAACGTCCACCAGGCCCTTGTGTCCATCTCCAACAATTCCTCCGTCCGTGCCCTTATCGTTGATTCCTTCTGTACAGCGGCGCTTTCTGTGGCTGCTCAACTCAACATTCCATGCTACTATTTCTTCACTTCTGGCGCCTGCTGCCTCGCTTCCTTCCTTTACCTCCCTTTCATTCACCAGCAGACTACCAAAAGCTTTAAAGACCTCAACACCCATCTCCATATTCCGGGTTTACCGCCGGTACCGGCCTCTGACATGGCGAAGCCGATACTTGACAGAGAGGATGAGGCTTATGAGTTCTTCCTAAACATGTCCATGCACTTGCCAAGATCAGCTGGAATCATTGTGAACACCTTTGAAGCGCTTGAACCAAGAGCTGTCAAAACGATTTTGGATGGGCTCTGCGTCCTTGACGGTCCAACCCCACCAATATTCTGCATAGGACCATTAATTGCAGCTGATGATCGATCCGGTGGTGGTGGAGGGGGAGGTAGCGGCATTCCTGAGTGTTTGACATGGCTCGAATCTCAAccaaaacgcagcgttttgtTCTTGTGTTTTGGGAGCTTGGGTTTGTTCTCAGAAGAACAGTTGAAGGAGATAGCGGTTGGGTTAGAGAGGAGTGGGCAGAGGTTCTTGTGGGTAGTGCGGAGCCCACCCTCCAAGGACCCGAGCAGGCGTTTTTTAGCACCACCGGAACCGGATTTGAATTCCCTTCTCCCAGATGGGTTTTTGGATCGAACAAAGGAGAGGGGCCTAGTGGTGAAGTCGTGGGCGCCTCAGGTGGCCGTCTTGAATCACGCCTCTGTTGGAGGGTTTGTGACTCACTGTGGGTGGAACTCAGTGCTTGAAGCTGTGTGCGCAGGCGTGCCAATGGTGGCATGGCCACTATATGCCGAGCAAAGGTTTAACAGGGTGGTGCTGGTGGAGGAAATGAAGCTAGCCTTTCCAATGGAAGAGTCGGAAGAAGGGTTTGTTACTGCAACTGAGGTTGAGAAGCGAGTCAGAGAGTTGATGGAGTCGGAGGAAGGAAACACCCTTCGTCTCCGGATCATGGCCATGAAAGAAGCTGCTGAGACTGCAATGAGCGACGGTGGATCATCCCGCACCGCATTAACAAAACTGGTCAAGTCATGGAGGCCAGGATGA
- the LOC117932972 gene encoding UDP-glycosyltransferase 88A1-like, which translates to MESVVLYPSPGMGHLISMVELGKLILKHHPSFSITIFIVTPPYNTGSTAPYLARVSSTIPSITFHHLPTISLPLDSSSPNHETLAFELLRLNNPNIHQALVSISNNSSVRVLIVDSFCTAALSVAAQLNIPCYYFFTSGACCLASFLYLPFIHQQTTKSFKDLNTHLHIPGLPPVPASDMAKPILDREDKAYELFLNTSIHLPRSAGIIVNTFEALEPRAVKTILDGLCVLDGPTPPIFCIGPLIAADDRSGGGGGGGSGIPECLTWLESQPKRSVLFLCFGSLGLFSEEQLKEIAVGLERSGQRFLWVVRSPPCKDPSRRFLAPPEPDLNSLLPDGFLDRTKERGLVVKSWAPQVAVLNHASVGGFVTHCGWNSVLEAVCAGVPMVAWPLYAEQRFNRVVMVEELKLALPMEESEEGFITATEVEKRVRELMESEEGNTLRLRIMAMKEAAETAMSDGGSSRNALTKLVESWRLG; encoded by the coding sequence ATGGAGAGTGTTGTCTTGTATCCATCACCAGGGATGGGTCACCTGATCTCAATGGTGGAGCTTGGAAAGCTTATACTGAAACACCATCCTTCATTCTCCATCACCATATTCATTGTCACTCCACCTTACAACACTGGCTCTACTGCTCCTTATCTCGCCCGCGTCTCCTCCACCATTCCTTCCATCACTTTCCACCACCTCCCCACCATTTCTCTCCCTCTCGATTCCTCCTCTCCCAACCATGAAACCCTTGCTTTCGAGCTCCTCCGCCTCAACAACCCAAACATCCACCAGGCTCTTGTGTCCATCTCCAACAATTCCTCCGTCCGTGTCCTTATCGTTGATTCCTTCTGTACAGCGGCGCTTTCTGTGGCTGCTCAACTCAACATTCCATGCTACTATTTCTTCACTTCTGGTGCCTGCTGCCTCGCTTCCTTCCTTTACCTCCCTTTCATTCACCAGCAAACTACCAAAAGCTTTAAAGACCTCAACACCCATCTCCATATTCCGGGTTTACCGCCGGTACCGGCCTCTGACATGGCGAAGCCGATACTTGACAGAGAGGATAAGGCTTATGAGCTCTTCCTAAACACGTCCATACACTTGCCAAGATCAGCTGGAATCATTGTGAACACCTTTGAAGCGCTGGAACCAAGAGCTGTCAAAACGATTTTGGATGGGCTCTGCGTCCTTGACGGTCCAACCCCACCAATATTCTGCATAGGACCATTAATTGCAGCTGATGATCGATCCGGTGGTGGTGGAGGGGGAGGTAGCGGCATTCCTGAGTGTTTGACATGGCTCGAATCTCAAccaaaacgcagcgttttgtttttgtgttttgggaGCTTGGGTTTGTTCTCAGAAGAACAGTTGAAGGAGATAGCGGTTGGGTTAGAGAGGAGTGGGCAGAGGTTCTTGTGGGTAGTGCGGAGCCCACCCTGCAAAGACCCGAGCAGGCGTTTTTTAGCACCACCGGAACCGGATTTGAATTCCCTTCTCCCAGATGGGTTTTTGGATCGAACCAAGGAGAGGGGCCTAGTGGTGAAGTCGTGGGCGCCTCAGGTGGCCGTCTTGAATCACGCCTCTGTTGGAGGGTTTGTGACTCACTGCGGGTGGAACTCAGTGCTTGAAGCTGTGTGCGCCGGCGTGCCAATGGTGGCGTGGCCACTATATGCCGAGCAAAGGTTTAACAGGGTGGTGATGGTGGAGGAACTGAAGCTAGCCTTGCCAATGGAAGAGTCGGAAGAAGGTTTTATTACTGCAACTGAGGTTGAGAAGCGAGTTAGAGAGTTAATGGAGTCGGAGGAAGGGAACACCCTTCGTCTCCGGATCATGGCCATGAAAGAAGCTGCTGAGACTGCAATGAGCGACGGTGGATCATCCCGCAACGCATTAACAAAACTGGTCGAGTCATGGAGGCTAGGATAG